The Coleofasciculaceae cyanobacterium genome includes a window with the following:
- a CDS encoding ABC transporter ATP-binding protein — MTKPVLDVRHLQVQFTTESKPIVAVDHLNFQLSKGEKLGIVGESGSGKSVTSLAIMGLVPTPGRITQGKILFTPEGRSTVDLLQVNEAERRSYRGGEIAMIFQEPMSALNPVYDIGFQLTEAILLHQKVSSVEARIKAIALLQEVQLLPSDEELKQQCSQENPNYSDRELTNWINRRKQEILKRYPHELSGGQLQRVTIAMAISCNPAVLIADEPTTALDVTVQATILDLLRNLCQERGMALIFITHDLGVIAELVDSVAVMYLGKVVETGKIKSVFKQPQHPYTKGLLACRPRLDRRLQTLPTVVDFMDVSTTPEGEIKITEKRTDIEHKLNQVVTEAEQKSRLEQLLKQKPLMSVKQLRVGFAIKGVFGKTKKYMMAVNDVSFEVYPGETLGLVGESGCGKSTLARTLLRLIEPMEGDVMFDGDNITNLSLRSQKLRSLRRQMQIVFQNPYNSLNPRINIGKAIAEPLVVHNIKCDRQKKVAELLERVGLNPNMIDRYPHEFSGGQRQRVCIARALALEPQFIICDESVSALDVSVQAQVLNLLKELQTQMGLTYIFISHDLSVVKFMSDRIIVMNKGRIEEIGTSEEIYRNPKTEYTRKLINSIPTGELD; from the coding sequence ATGACTAAACCCGTTCTAGATGTTCGCCATTTACAAGTCCAATTTACTACCGAAAGTAAACCTATTGTTGCCGTCGATCATCTCAACTTCCAACTTAGTAAAGGGGAAAAGTTAGGCATTGTTGGGGAGTCGGGTTCGGGTAAGTCAGTAACTTCGTTGGCGATCATGGGCTTAGTTCCTACTCCTGGGCGTATTACTCAGGGCAAGATTCTGTTTACCCCCGAAGGCAGATCGACAGTCGATCTATTACAGGTGAACGAAGCCGAACGTAGAAGCTACCGTGGCGGAGAGATCGCCATGATTTTTCAAGAACCGATGAGTGCGTTAAATCCCGTTTATGACATTGGGTTTCAACTTACAGAGGCTATTTTATTACATCAAAAGGTGTCTTCTGTTGAAGCGAGAATCAAAGCGATCGCCCTGTTACAAGAAGTTCAGCTTTTACCCAGTGATGAAGAGTTGAAACAGCAGTGTAGTCAAGAAAATCCGAACTATAGCGATCGAGAATTAACCAACTGGATCAATCGACGCAAGCAAGAAATACTCAAACGCTATCCTCATGAACTATCTGGGGGACAGCTACAGCGGGTAACAATTGCGATGGCGATTTCCTGTAATCCTGCTGTTTTGATTGCTGATGAACCTACAACAGCCTTAGATGTTACGGTTCAGGCTACTATCTTAGATTTGTTGCGTAATCTTTGCCAAGAACGAGGCATGGCTTTGATTTTTATTACCCACGATCTTGGCGTAATCGCTGAACTGGTTGATTCGGTAGCGGTAATGTATCTTGGGAAGGTAGTAGAAACAGGAAAGATTAAGTCTGTCTTTAAACAACCCCAGCATCCCTACACTAAAGGTTTGCTTGCTTGTCGCCCTCGTCTAGATCGTCGGCTGCAAACTTTACCTACAGTAGTAGATTTTATGGATGTATCTACCACCCCAGAAGGTGAAATTAAGATTACCGAGAAGCGAACAGATATAGAACATAAGCTCAATCAAGTTGTTACTGAAGCCGAACAGAAATCCAGATTAGAACAGCTTCTAAAACAAAAGCCTTTGATGTCTGTCAAACAGCTACGGGTTGGCTTCGCGATCAAGGGCGTATTTGGCAAAACTAAGAAATATATGATGGCGGTAAACGACGTTTCTTTTGAAGTTTATCCAGGGGAAACTTTAGGACTAGTAGGGGAATCTGGCTGTGGGAAATCTACTTTAGCCAGAACGTTGCTACGTTTGATTGAACCGATGGAAGGTGATGTTATGTTTGACGGCGACAACATTACTAATTTATCACTAAGAAGCCAGAAACTGCGATCGCTGCGCCGACAAATGCAGATTGTGTTCCAAAACCCCTATAATTCTCTTAATCCTAGGATCAATATTGGTAAAGCGATCGCCGAACCTTTAGTCGTGCATAACATCAAGTGCGATCGTCAAAAGAAGGTAGCCGAACTTTTAGAACGGGTTGGTTTAAATCCTAACATGATCGACCGTTATCCCCATGAATTTTCTGGTGGACAGAGACAACGAGTATGTATTGCCAGGGCGTTGGCATTAGAACCGCAATTTATTATTTGTGATGAGTCCGTTTCCGCCCTGGATGTTTCGGTACAGGCGCAGGTATTAAACCTACTCAAAGAACTACAGACCCAGATGGGCTTAACCTATATCTTTATCTCCCACGACTTAAGCGTGGTTAAATTTATGAGCGATCGCATCATCGTGATGAACAAGGGCAGAATCGAAGAGATCGGCACGTCAGAAGAAATCTATCGCAACCCCAAAACTGAGTATACTCGCAAATTAATTAATTCTATTCCTACAGGAGAATTAGATTGA
- a CDS encoding cellulase family glycosylhydrolase, with translation MVDWHAVDGDEGADWRSPQTQQKTKDFWRYMAPRFSNYPNVIFELYNEPGYPKLLTAENWQNWRDVAQKWVDLRREQAPDNIILIASPLWAQIIQFAPEYPFEGNNLAYVNHTYGGMEKSWSKELGLEYDWEQVFGKAADRVPIFMTEFGWQADAEWEFGKATTAEFGQPMKEFLNKRPNINWTIWTYDHYCSPRLVDENDRVLGGKKMGIFVRDWLKEEWAKSTNPVKSSCVDCENL, from the coding sequence ATTGTCGATTGGCACGCAGTAGACGGCGATGAGGGCGCAGACTGGCGATCACCACAAACACAGCAAAAAACCAAAGATTTTTGGCGTTATATGGCACCCCGCTTTAGCAATTATCCCAACGTTATTTTTGAGCTTTATAATGAACCTGGTTATCCCAAACTGCTAACTGCGGAAAATTGGCAAAATTGGCGCGATGTTGCGCAAAAGTGGGTAGATTTAAGAAGAGAACAAGCCCCAGACAACATTATTTTGATTGCTTCTCCTCTATGGGCGCAAATTATTCAATTTGCCCCTGAATATCCTTTTGAGGGCAACAATCTCGCTTATGTCAATCACACCTATGGGGGAATGGAAAAAAGTTGGTCCAAAGAACTAGGTTTAGAATATGACTGGGAGCAAGTATTTGGTAAAGCAGCCGATCGCGTTCCCATATTTATGACTGAATTTGGTTGGCAGGCCGATGCTGAGTGGGAATTTGGCAAGGCGACAACGGCAGAATTTGGTCAACCGATGAAAGAATTTTTAAACAAACGACCTAATATAAACTGGACAATTTGGACTTACGATCACTATTGTTCTCCCAGGCTGGTAGATGAAAACGATCGCGTGTTAGGGGGCAAAAAAATGGGGATTTTTGTTCGTGATTGGCTAAAAGAGGAGTGGGCAAAGTCTACTAATCCAGTAAAGTCATCATGTGTTGATTGTGAGAATCTTTAA